From Desmodus rotundus isolate HL8 chromosome 12, HLdesRot8A.1, whole genome shotgun sequence, one genomic window encodes:
- the TMEM79 gene encoding transmembrane protein 79 produces the protein MTEPETLALLEVKGPEAPEKSSPQALVPNGQQPEGESGAKSPGAESSRVGSSAGSPTAGEGAADGLDSTVSEAATLPWGAGPQLSAPFPDPPGWRDIEPEPLQSEPLSKLEELPEDDANLLPEKVVRAFVPIDLQCIERRPQEDLVVHCEAGEDECRQTFLPTRSTQPEPSERKWAEAVVRPPGHACSSCGSCGGHEGLRAVASVGAALILFPCLLYGAYTFLPFDAPRLPTMSSRLIYTLRCGVFATFPIVLGILVYGLSLLCFSALRPFGEPRREVEIHRQYVAQSVQLFILYFFNLAVLSTYLSQDTLKLLPLLTGLFAVSRLIYWLTFAVGRSFRGFGYGLTFLPLLSMLVWNLYYMFVVEPERMFTATESRLDYPDYARSDYRPRPWG, from the exons ATGACAGAACCCGAGACCCTGGCCCTGCTGGAAGTGAAGGGGCCTGAAGCCCCAGAGAAGAGCTCACCCCAGGCTTTGGTCCCCAATGGCCAGCAGCCAGAAGGGGAGAGTGGGGCCAAATCCCCCGGTGCTGAGTCCTCTAGAGTGGGGTCTTCAGCTGGGTCTCCCACAGCTGGAGAGGGGGCTGCGGATGGTCTAGACAGCACAGTAAGTGAGGCTGCCACCTTGCCCTGGGGGGCTGGCCCCCAGCTCAGTGCCCCATTCCCAGACCCCCCTGGCTGGCGGGACATCGAGCCTGAGCCCCTGCAATCAGAGCCACTCAGTAAGCTAGAGGAGTTGCCTGAAGATGATGCCAACCTGCTGCCTGAAAAGGTGGTCCGGGCCTTTGTGCCCATTGACCTGCAGTGCATTGAGCGGCGGCCTCAGGAGGACCTCGTTGTGCACTGTGAGGCAGGTGAGGACGAGTGCCGCCAGACCTTCCTGCCCACACGCAGCACCCAACCCGAGCCCTCTGAGCGCAAGTGGGCCGAGGCTGTGGTAAGGCCACCAGGCCACGCCTGTAGCAGCTGCGGGAGCTGTGGGGGTCATGAGGGGTTGAGGGCGGTGGCCTCAGTGGGAGCCGCCCTCATCCTCTTCCCCTGCCTGCTGTACGGTGCATACACCTTCCTGCCCTTCGATGCCCCTCGGCTGCCCACGATGAGTTCCCGCCTCATCTATACGCTACGCTGCGGGGTCTTCGCCACCTTCCCCATCGTGCTGG ggaTCCTGGTGTATGGGCTGAGCCTGTTGTGTTTTTCTGCGCTGCGACCCTTTGGGGAGCCACGGCGTGAGGTGGAGATCCACCGGCAGTATGTGGCCCAGTCAGTGCAGCTCTTCATCCTCTACTTCTTCAACCTGGCTGTGCTTTCCACCTACCTGTCCCAAGATACCCTCAAACTGCTCCCTCTGCTCACTGGCCTCTTTGCAGTCTCCCG GCTGATATACTGGCTGACCTTCGCCGTGGGCCGCTCCTTCCGAGGCTTTGGCTACGGCCTGACGTTCCTGCCCCTGCTGTCCATGCTAGTGTGGAACCTCTACTACATGTTTGTGGTGGAGCCTGAGCGCATGTTCACTGCCACCGAGAGCCGCCTGGACTACCCTGACTACGCCCGCTCGGACTACAGGCCCCGTCCCTGGGGCTGA
- the GLMP gene encoding glycosylated lysosomal membrane protein — translation MCSCEEPRWGWGRCDPSPILLLSLLSAAPFGLLGEETRQVSLVVIPSNVGPPQNLLHIRAVGTNSTLHYVWSSLGPPAVLLVATNTPHSILSVNWSRLLSPEPDGGLMVLPKDSIQFSSALVFTRLFEFDSTNSSDAEAKPPGKPYPPYLLAEFSWNNITDSLDPATLSATFRGHPNHDPTGAFANGSLAFRVQAFSRSGRPAQPPRLLHTMDTCQLEVALIGASPRGNRSLFGLEVATLGQGPDCPSLREQHSINDEYAPAVFQLDQLLWGSLPSGFVQWRPVAFSQKQGSRESALPCQASPVYPTLAYLVPQSPIVRAFFGSQNNFCVFNLTFGASTGPGYWDQYYLSWSMLLGVGTPPVDALSPLVLGIMVVALGAPGLMLLAGGLFLLLGPKRYSEYQPIN, via the exons ATGTGTAGCTGTGAGGAACCCCGCTGGGGTTGGGGCCGCTGTGACCCCAGCCCCATTCTCCTCCTGAGTCTTTTGTCTGCAGCTCCATTCGGCCTGCTGGGGGAAGAGACCCGTCAG GTGTCTCTGGTGGTCATCCCTAGCAATGTGGGCCCTCCCCAGAACCTGCTTCATATCCGGGCAGTGGGCACCAACTCCACGCTGCACTATGTGTGGAGCAGCCTCGGGCCTCCAGCAGTGCTGCTGGTGGCCACCAATACTCCCCACAGCATCCTGAGTGTCAACTGGAGCCGCCTGCTGTCCCCTGAGCCTGACGGGGGCCTGATGGTGCTCCCCAAGGACAGCATCCAGTTTTCTTCTGCCCTTGTCTTTACCAGG CTGTTTGAGTTCGACAGCACCAACTCTTCTGACGCAGAAGCAAAGCCTCCAGGAAAACCATACCCCCCATACCTCTTGGCTGAGTTCTCCTGGAACAACATCACTGACTCATTGGATCCTGCCACCCTGAGCGCCACATTTCGAGGCCACCCCAATCATGACCCCACCGGGGCTTTTGCCAATGGCAGCCTGGCCTTCAGG GTGCAAGCCTTCTCCAGATCTGGCCGGCCTGCCCAACCCCCTCGCCTCCTGCACACGATGGACACGTGCCAGCTAGAGGTGGCCCTCATTGGGGCCTCTCCCCGAGGAAACCGCTCCCTTTTTGGGCTGGAAGTGGCCACCTTGGGCCAGGGCCCTGACTGTCCCTCACTGAGGGAGCAGCACTCCATCAACGATGAATATGCACCTGCTGTCTTCCAG CTGGACCAGCTGCTATGGGGCTCCCTCCCATCAGGATTTGTGCAGTGGCGACCAGTGGCTTTCTCCCAGAAGCAAGGGAGCCGAGAATCAGCCCTTCCCTGCCAAGCTTCCCCTGTTTATCCCACCTTGGCATACCTTGTGCCCCAGTCACCCATTGTCCGAGCCTTCTTTGGGTCCCAGAACAACTTCTGTGTCTTCAATCTGACCTTTGGGGCTTCTACAGGCCCTGGTTATTGGGACCAATACTACCTCAGCTG GTCGATGCTCCTGGGTGTGGGTACCCCTCCAGTGGACGCCTTGTCCCCGCTAGTCCTAGGAATCATGGTGGTGGCCCTGGGTGCTCCAGGGCTCATGCTGCTGGCCGGAGGTCTGTTTCTGTTGCTGGGCCCCAAGAGGTACTCAGAATACCAGCCCATAAATTGA